The following proteins come from a genomic window of Galactobacillus timonensis:
- a CDS encoding ISL3 family transposase, with translation MESKGIRARKVNHPVMQDGYKLILHVKERKWHCRNCNFYTHDRFNFLEDYKQNTSLVPIMIVNEMKDLHVTARQVAERFNVSDTYVMTTFMQYVNMPRLKFTEAICVDEVHMVYDRRDLYSLVIMDFKSGQVIDMLPNRYESTSQEYFLNIPREERAGVKYLICDMYKPYINYVQRYFYNAIAIVDSFHVIQLIINRIRQYIRMVMKKYQELDRKELKEKNYRNNASHKTMRESREVTYLRRYDYFLLKNHDDIDFTAGWRTSKRGNEYYFDPYVYEKNFLGLDKNFSKIRDLKELYVQFNKRHVNDPEGASEDLNKIIDTYQNSDLSMFREIAVTLKTYHDNIVNSFTYISGADRKNSNEMMTRLSNGPMEGFNVLPKDLKRQSRGVSNFEYTRNRILWATREQKPMLAIPRSREDVHTSTGKKRGPYSKQSGKQDTSLDK, from the coding sequence ATGGAATCTAAAGGTATTCGTGCGCGAAAGGTAAACCACCCTGTCATGCAGGACGGCTATAAGCTGATTCTGCACGTCAAAGAACGCAAGTGGCACTGCCGAAACTGTAATTTCTATACGCACGACCGATTCAATTTCCTGGAGGACTACAAGCAGAACACCTCCCTGGTCCCGATCATGATCGTAAATGAAATGAAAGACCTGCATGTCACGGCCAGGCAGGTTGCTGAACGCTTCAATGTATCAGATACCTATGTTATGACAACATTTATGCAGTACGTGAATATGCCCCGCCTGAAATTCACGGAGGCGATCTGTGTGGATGAGGTTCACATGGTATATGACCGTAGAGATCTGTACAGCCTGGTAATCATGGATTTCAAGAGCGGTCAGGTGATTGATATGCTGCCAAACCGCTATGAGAGCACTTCACAGGAATACTTCCTCAATATCCCGAGGGAAGAGCGTGCAGGCGTCAAGTATCTGATCTGCGATATGTACAAGCCATATATCAATTACGTGCAGAGATACTTCTACAATGCCATTGCGATCGTTGATAGTTTTCATGTGATTCAGCTGATCATCAACCGGATCAGGCAGTATATTCGCATGGTCATGAAGAAATATCAGGAGCTCGACAGAAAGGAACTGAAAGAAAAGAATTACAGAAATAACGCAAGCCATAAGACGATGCGTGAATCACGCGAGGTCACTTATCTGAGACGTTATGACTACTTCCTTCTGAAAAATCATGATGACATCGACTTCACGGCTGGCTGGCGTACTTCAAAACGCGGAAATGAATATTACTTTGATCCCTACGTTTATGAGAAGAATTTCTTGGGACTGGACAAGAACTTTTCGAAGATTCGTGACCTCAAAGAATTGTATGTCCAATTCAATAAGAGACACGTCAACGATCCCGAAGGAGCTTCGGAAGATCTGAATAAGATCATTGATACTTATCAGAACAGTGATCTCTCCATGTTCAGGGAGATTGCTGTCACTCTGAAGACGTATCATGACAACATCGTCAACTCTTTTACCTACATCTCCGGAGCTGACAGAAAGAACTCTAACGAGATGATGACACGACTGTCCAACGGCCCCATGGAGGGATTTAACGTCCTGCCAAAGGATCTCAAAAGACAATCCAGAGGCGTCAGTAATTTCGAATACACCCGCAACAGAATCCTTTGGGCAACACGTGAGCAGAAACCAATGCTTGCGATACCTCGCAGCCGCGAAGACGTTCATACTTCTACCGGAAAGAAGCGCGGCCCATACAGTAAACAAAGCGGCAAGCAGGATACCTCATTAGATAAATAA
- a CDS encoding DEAD/DEAH box helicase family protein, with amino-acid sequence MGLRDYKFKPAYNKSDDDIAEEFYLPAMRSSVRYDRISGYFGSTIYIIAWNALKQFVENGGKMRIICSPVLSDKDKAAMSEGYSARNDEIVQHSLAQELDGLFDSPQTDKPYRVLACLVAEGILEVKIAVPQTGMEPDLQRLFHDKVGIFTDADNNSVGFRGSMNETFQGLSDDGNSESIDVFPSWEDPRDSLRAYSAAIYFDKLWCGEESDVLVYQFPDALKKKLIEKSNGYDWKQLTQEISTEINLSRKWRSDKKNSGKTPRPHQVQALENWVKNGRRGILEHATGSGKTYTAICAIRDALNRHQSVLVLVPSKELLYQWRDEIKANIKNIDIYFLLCGDGNNRWKSNRTLSLWTHSDVDMNRITIAIMDTACTDAFIKDVVQGPHLLLVADEVHRIGSPEHRKLFQLNAGERLGLSATPKRYGDPEGTAEMLEYFGGIIQPVFTLQDAIKSGVLTKYFYFPQIVHLDAEEQDEWNELTKKINRLIAISMSGKLSDGAMPDDPHLQNLMIQRSRIVKQAHEKVPLALSVLQKNYQNGQKWIVYCDDQNQLTEVLNLLLENHFDAHEYHSNMLGDRTSTLEYFNKVGGILVSIRCLDEGVDIPSVTDALILASSKNPREFIQRRGRILRKAPGKAIARLYDAIAVPEESFDQNDKSTSIIEGELSRAIEFGGSAENPSCVFDLKMIARRYGIDFAKVSEGGYEDDGDETES; translated from the coding sequence ATGGGACTGCGTGATTATAAGTTTAAGCCTGCGTATAACAAGTCAGATGATGATATAGCTGAAGAGTTCTATCTTCCGGCGATGCGCAGCTCTGTAAGATATGACAGAATATCAGGATATTTTGGCAGTACGATCTATATCATTGCCTGGAATGCTTTGAAACAATTTGTTGAGAATGGTGGAAAGATGAGAATCATCTGCTCTCCTGTTCTGTCTGATAAAGATAAAGCTGCTATGAGCGAAGGATATTCGGCTCGGAATGATGAGATTGTGCAGCATTCCCTTGCACAGGAACTGGATGGTTTGTTTGATTCACCGCAGACGGATAAGCCATATCGGGTTCTGGCATGCCTTGTGGCCGAAGGAATTCTGGAGGTGAAAATCGCTGTTCCTCAGACAGGAATGGAACCTGATCTTCAGAGACTGTTTCATGACAAGGTGGGGATCTTTACAGATGCAGACAATAATTCTGTCGGCTTCCGAGGATCTATGAACGAGACTTTTCAGGGATTGTCTGATGATGGGAATTCAGAATCCATTGATGTATTTCCAAGCTGGGAAGATCCACGCGATTCTTTGCGTGCATACAGTGCCGCAATCTATTTTGATAAATTGTGGTGTGGCGAAGAATCTGATGTTCTGGTCTATCAGTTCCCGGATGCATTGAAAAAGAAACTGATTGAAAAGAGCAATGGTTATGACTGGAAACAGCTTACCCAGGAGATCTCTACAGAAATCAATCTGTCGCGGAAATGGCGGTCAGATAAGAAAAATTCAGGTAAAACTCCGAGACCACATCAGGTGCAGGCTCTTGAAAACTGGGTTAAGAACGGACGAAGAGGTATTCTGGAACATGCCACCGGCAGCGGGAAGACATATACAGCTATCTGTGCAATAAGAGATGCATTGAACAGGCATCAGTCTGTACTTGTTCTTGTGCCGTCGAAGGAATTGTTGTACCAATGGCGAGATGAGATTAAAGCAAATATAAAAAACATCGATATTTATTTTCTTCTGTGTGGTGATGGAAACAATCGATGGAAAAGTAACAGGACTTTGTCTTTATGGACGCATTCGGATGTCGATATGAATCGTATCACGATAGCAATCATGGATACTGCCTGTACTGATGCTTTTATTAAAGATGTTGTCCAGGGACCTCATCTTCTGCTTGTGGCTGATGAGGTACACCGCATCGGAAGTCCGGAACATAGAAAGCTTTTTCAGCTTAATGCAGGTGAACGGCTTGGTCTATCAGCAACTCCAAAACGATATGGCGATCCGGAAGGTACTGCTGAGATGCTGGAATATTTTGGAGGTATTATCCAACCTGTCTTTACATTGCAGGATGCAATTAAATCAGGTGTGTTAACAAAGTATTTCTACTTTCCACAGATTGTACATCTGGACGCAGAGGAACAGGACGAATGGAATGAATTGACAAAGAAAATAAATCGGCTGATTGCAATCAGTATGTCTGGAAAATTATCCGATGGTGCTATGCCGGATGATCCGCATTTACAGAATCTGATGATTCAACGATCCAGAATTGTGAAACAGGCACATGAAAAGGTGCCATTGGCTCTTTCTGTTCTGCAAAAGAATTATCAGAATGGGCAGAAATGGATTGTTTATTGTGATGATCAGAATCAACTGACAGAGGTATTGAACCTTCTGCTTGAGAATCATTTCGATGCACATGAATATCATTCAAATATGCTTGGTGACCGTACTTCAACGCTGGAGTATTTCAATAAGGTTGGAGGCATTCTTGTGTCAATCCGCTGTCTTGATGAAGGTGTAGATATACCATCAGTCACGGATGCATTGATTCTTGCGTCTTCCAAGAATCCACGTGAGTTTATTCAACGAAGAGGACGAATTCTGCGTAAGGCACCAGGGAAAGCCATTGCGCGACTATATGATGCAATAGCAGTGCCGGAAGAATCATTTGATCAGAATGACAAAAGCACATCAATTATCGAAGGAGAATTGTCACGTGCGATTGAGTTCGGAGGCAGTGCCGAGAATCCATCATGTGTATTTGATCTGAAGATGATTGCGAGAAGATATGGAATAGATTTTGCTAAAGTCAGCGAAGGAGGATATGAAGATGACGGAGACGAGACAGAATCTTGA
- a CDS encoding ISL3 family transposase, which produces MSLNTNKEDIMELFGLEDSDVEDFQYQNLNGNAQISVRLVPHYEPCPECGCKTPRIKDYYWKKITHSVLSDRKCTLLYRARRYVCPVCHRTYAEKNPFSFGSMSISAFTVQRVLTDLKNYNETFSSVARRYHLSPATAAYLFDDHVSLPRKPLPEMISFDEVYAFRNYSEKFVCVLMDFQRQTPIDFLNSRREDRLLSYFMKIPLEERKKVKACSFDMYDTYRTVMKKCFPNSIGIVDRFHLCQELGRQTDSVRIRAMKGTTKGSDEYYLLKKFNWILYRHSDSSTKDGKKLFDPNGQRRYNNHFKFPINYYDLREKLLKISPELMESWNLKEKVYDYYETATPNDREQKLNELITEFRKSQVPEMRHFASTLTKWRTEIINSLTTYGYIYKVDSKTGKPNAYHKRMTNAIIENRNSICKCIKKNANGYHNWDRFRNRLMYVLDKDATYSLNPIHSNVTKTAK; this is translated from the coding sequence ATGTCTCTTAACACGAATAAAGAGGACATCATGGAGCTCTTCGGCCTGGAAGACAGTGATGTGGAGGACTTCCAGTATCAGAACTTGAATGGAAATGCACAGATCTCAGTCCGGCTCGTTCCGCACTATGAGCCCTGCCCGGAATGCGGCTGTAAAACTCCAAGGATCAAAGATTATTACTGGAAGAAGATTACGCACAGTGTTCTTTCTGATCGTAAATGTACGCTGCTTTACCGGGCCAGACGATATGTCTGTCCGGTATGTCATCGAACCTATGCAGAGAAGAATCCATTCTCCTTTGGCAGTATGAGTATCTCCGCATTCACGGTTCAGAGAGTGCTCACGGATCTGAAGAACTATAACGAGACATTCTCTTCCGTTGCGCGCAGGTATCATCTCTCTCCTGCCACAGCTGCCTATCTGTTTGATGATCACGTCAGTCTTCCCAGGAAACCTCTGCCGGAGATGATCAGCTTTGATGAAGTCTATGCCTTCCGCAACTACAGCGAGAAATTCGTCTGTGTTCTTATGGATTTCCAGAGACAGACGCCCATTGATTTCCTGAACTCCAGACGGGAAGATCGGCTGCTCAGCTACTTTATGAAGATCCCGCTGGAAGAGCGGAAGAAAGTCAAAGCCTGTTCCTTCGATATGTACGATACCTATCGAACGGTCATGAAGAAGTGTTTCCCGAACAGTATCGGTATCGTGGACAGATTCCATCTCTGCCAGGAACTGGGACGCCAGACCGACAGTGTTCGAATCCGTGCCATGAAAGGAACCACAAAAGGTTCCGATGAATACTATCTTCTCAAGAAGTTCAACTGGATTCTCTACAGGCATTCCGACAGCAGCACAAAAGATGGTAAGAAGCTGTTCGATCCAAACGGACAGAGAAGATATAACAATCATTTCAAATTTCCGATTAACTACTATGATCTCCGCGAGAAGCTCCTGAAAATAAGCCCTGAGCTGATGGAGTCATGGAATCTGAAAGAAAAAGTATACGACTACTATGAGACCGCCACGCCCAACGATAGGGAGCAGAAACTGAACGAACTGATTACGGAGTTCAGGAAGTCTCAGGTACCGGAAATGCGTCACTTCGCCAGCACACTGACCAAATGGCGGACCGAAATCATCAATTCTCTTACTACCTACGGCTACATCTACAAGGTCGATTCCAAGACCGGCAAACCCAATGCCTATCATAAGCGGATGACCAATGCGATCATTGAAAACCGAAACTCAATCTGTAAGTGCATCAAGAAGAATGCGAACGGCTATCACAACTGGGACAGATTCCGCAACCGCCTCATGTACGTTCTGGACAAGGATGCGACCTACTCATTGAACCCGATACACTCGAATGTCACAAAAACGGCGAAATAA
- a CDS encoding competence protein CoiA family protein: MQFAVDKDDKRVWIENTHSNQAYFCPYCGTELITKKGDIRRHHFAHHSIQYCKDSWIRSNKYDESSWHYEWQNAFPEENREIKIELGQVNLLIVFGSGEKGHLSRAKRALSARR, translated from the coding sequence ATGCAGTTCGCCGTTGACAAAGATGATAAGAGAGTCTGGATTGAAAATACGCATAGTAACCAAGCTTATTTCTGCCCGTATTGTGGAACAGAATTGATCACGAAGAAAGGTGATATTAGAAGGCATCATTTTGCACATCATTCAATTCAATACTGTAAAGATTCATGGATAAGAAGTAACAAGTATGATGAATCCAGCTGGCATTATGAATGGCAGAACGCATTTCCAGAAGAAAATAGGGAAATTAAAATCGAACTGGGCCAGGTAAATCTGTTGATAGTGTTCGGGTCGGGTGAAAAAGGCCATTTGAGTCGGGCGAAAAGGGCTCTTTCTGCCCGCCGCTAA
- a CDS encoding DNA-methyltransferase: MKKTMGQFINGECLAEMKKLPDNSIDFIFTSPPYADQIKDYGATGIKIKPDKFDAWFLPRAKEMYRILKPTGSFVLNISDKLDGKYQSIYVFKLVVMMVEQVGFHLVRDYIWYNPATPPNIFSHGTMGRTKKSHEYCFWFSESDAWTFNMDPIRKPYSNRMEELFAAGPQGDRGENSRPSRHSFDLSHPWKNNGGADPGSVLTISNTSSNDTFHRLCKQFGVSHPARFPMKLAEFFIKAGTNEGDVVLDPFGGSGTTAIAAEKLGRDFVYIEINPDYCNMAQKWREVEFHTEDVYQKNLDAFFSQMIPRCRWSLLPFAFVYDLYQAWFPTVGLYEKPQTKTVFYQHLTDYLNDDHNWKVTDGYVSVNEDNMPLPEPLIADYHLKNWMNKEYQGDDVNMICSPKLKDKYKGIERRV, translated from the coding sequence GTGAAGAAGACTATGGGTCAGTTTATAAACGGCGAATGCCTGGCAGAGATGAAGAAGCTGCCTGACAATAGCATTGATTTCATATTTACATCCCCGCCGTATGCGGATCAGATTAAGGACTATGGTGCAACTGGTATTAAGATCAAACCGGATAAGTTTGATGCGTGGTTCCTTCCACGAGCAAAGGAAATGTATCGGATTCTTAAGCCGACTGGCAGTTTTGTGCTAAATATCAGCGATAAGCTGGATGGTAAATATCAGAGCATTTATGTATTCAAGCTGGTTGTCATGATGGTAGAACAGGTGGGCTTCCATCTGGTCCGTGATTACATCTGGTATAATCCGGCAACACCGCCGAATATCTTTTCACACGGAACAATGGGACGTACAAAGAAGTCTCATGAATATTGTTTCTGGTTCAGCGAATCTGATGCCTGGACATTCAACATGGATCCAATCAGAAAGCCGTACAGCAACCGTATGGAAGAATTGTTTGCTGCTGGGCCGCAGGGAGACAGAGGAGAGAACAGCCGTCCTTCCCGTCATAGCTTTGATCTGAGCCATCCATGGAAGAACAATGGCGGCGCAGATCCGGGCAGTGTACTTACGATCAGTAACACATCCAGTAATGATACATTCCATCGTCTTTGCAAGCAGTTCGGTGTCAGTCATCCTGCTCGGTTTCCGATGAAGCTTGCTGAATTCTTCATTAAGGCAGGCACCAATGAAGGCGATGTCGTTCTTGATCCATTTGGCGGATCGGGGACTACTGCTATTGCTGCTGAAAAACTTGGCCGGGATTTTGTTTATATCGAGATCAATCCTGATTATTGCAACATGGCCCAGAAATGGCGTGAAGTAGAGTTCCATACGGAAGATGTTTATCAGAAGAATCTTGATGCTTTCTTCTCGCAGATGATACCGCGCTGCCGCTGGAGCTTGCTGCCTTTTGCATTTGTATATGATCTTTATCAGGCGTGGTTTCCGACTGTCGGTCTGTATGAGAAGCCGCAGACGAAAACGGTGTTCTATCAGCATCTGACAGACTATCTGAATGATGATCATAACTGGAAAGTGACGGACGGATACGTATCGGTTAATGAAGACAATATGCCTTTGCCCGAACCGCTGATTGCTGATTATCATCTGAAGAACTGGATGAATAAAGAGTATCAGGGTGATGACGTGAACATGATCTGCAGTCCGAAACTCAAGGATAAGTACAAAGGGATTGAGAGGCGCGTATGA
- a CDS encoding DUF6442 family protein — MKNEEILKKAQEDNSNDEYERTTMDAGDQLSFGITLLACVVVMFIKFIANHQWDLGIIFILAASLSTNYLLEGKIYGKKWKKIVGIIFAITALVSLVFFLVETI, encoded by the coding sequence ATGAAAAACGAAGAAATCTTGAAAAAAGCTCAGGAAGATAATTCTAACGATGAGTATGAACGCACAACAATGGATGCGGGAGATCAGCTCTCATTTGGAATCACATTATTAGCTTGCGTTGTTGTAATGTTCATTAAGTTTATTGCGAACCATCAGTGGGACTTAGGGATAATCTTTATCCTTGCCGCATCATTATCTACAAATTATTTGCTTGAAGGAAAAATTTATGGGAAGAAGTGGAAGAAAATAGTTGGAATCATCTTTGCAATTACTGCGTTGGTAAGTCTGGTTTTCTTTCTTGTGGAGACGATTTGA
- a CDS encoding helix-turn-helix transcriptional regulator: MKSHLLLKNRVHEFRVKKGLSQSDLAKLVGSSRNTISSIETGQFSPSAYLAAILCAALDCKFEDLFYLDEDK, translated from the coding sequence ATGAAATCACATCTTTTATTGAAGAACAGGGTCCATGAGTTCAGAGTCAAAAAGGGATTGTCACAATCTGATCTGGCAAAACTTGTTGGCTCATCAAGAAATACCATTTCGAGTATTGAAACAGGACAGTTTTCTCCATCGGCGTATCTCGCGGCTATTCTTTGTGCAGCTTTAGATTGTAAGTTCGAAGATCTCTTCTATCTTGACGAGGATAAATAA
- a CDS encoding DUF6431 domain-containing protein has product MLRWISPILFLIRSNETVPCPLCGHELAYRDSVKRIGLSYDRDRRIYIIRRMQCTNPSCHKFHRELPDILAPFKHYESIVIEEGVDGTVCADDPVFGC; this is encoded by the coding sequence GTGTTGCGCTGGATAAGTCCGATACTCTTTTTGATTAGGAGTAATGAAACTGTTCCGTGCCCTTTGTGCGGCCATGAGCTTGCCTATCGTGATTCTGTAAAGCGCATTGGCCTTTCCTACGATAGAGATCGAAGAATATATATCATCCGTAGAATGCAATGCACCAATCCCTCCTGTCACAAGTTTCACAGGGAGCTTCCGGATATCCTGGCTCCTTTTAAACATTATGAGTCCATCGTTATTGAAGAAGGTGTAGACGGTACCGTATGTGCTGATGATCCCGTATTCGGCTGCTAA
- a CDS encoding AAA family ATPase has product MAVLHFDRMKLQNFGPYKGEQVIDFTDQSGVTIFWGNNGRGKTTLLNAFRYALFGVIERRNGELKHLSEMENQEAAKEGHHGYSVVLVMTNDGDHYELTRQFKPRAGVVNLSSDEDYERETFLSKNGSVLSHEQGQHELNMIMPEQVSRFFLFDAELLQEYEELVEDNNAEGDQIKKAIEKILGMPVLQNGVGDIRDSLNMYERDQTRAARADHNTQKYSDELERLNTIIDQHQAVIDDKEDQLAELNKQKASLETQMKETVLLRKWLEEKKSAEKDLKDVTEELESVNVDIRTALSTAWKGMLLTTIRDVRENLETEQKSLEDKKQKRQVANQFIDAMRRAVAERECPVCGQSIGPDIIQHLQDEIDESSSDYKGLSETERDRLDELNDALKDARSLSMNVTDQRQEVKILEERKAKLEIKVTECHNRIDELQGDIKRHGMQDDEEAVLGLSRKYNLVDADVRDVRDAIRAEKQRMEEDSNKKQSIMKMIEKSSGGADLNRAKENYHLCEGLYMVFSESMDLYRDQLKKNVERDASDLFVRLTGDPDYVALRINDNYGLQIINSNGDVVPGRSSGYEHLVALSLIGALHKNAPLRGPIIIDSPFGRLDPTNKANIIRALPTMAEQSMLLAYNGEIDPQVARKELGSHLINEFNLERVTSLHTEIK; this is encoded by the coding sequence ATGGCAGTGCTGCATTTTGATCGGATGAAACTCCAGAATTTTGGACCATACAAGGGTGAGCAAGTCATCGACTTCACGGATCAGTCAGGAGTCACTATTTTCTGGGGAAATAATGGTCGCGGAAAGACAACATTGTTAAATGCTTTCCGGTATGCCCTGTTTGGGGTTATTGAAAGACGGAATGGTGAATTAAAGCATCTGAGTGAGATGGAGAATCAGGAAGCAGCTAAGGAAGGGCATCATGGTTACAGTGTTGTGCTTGTGATGACGAATGACGGAGACCATTATGAACTAACCCGTCAGTTCAAGCCGCGTGCTGGGGTTGTGAATCTGTCCAGTGATGAAGACTATGAACGGGAAACGTTTTTAAGTAAGAATGGCAGCGTTCTTTCTCATGAACAGGGGCAGCATGAACTGAATATGATCATGCCTGAACAGGTGTCTCGTTTCTTCCTATTTGATGCGGAGCTTCTCCAGGAATATGAAGAGCTTGTTGAAGATAACAATGCTGAAGGTGATCAGATTAAGAAAGCTATTGAGAAAATTCTTGGGATGCCAGTGTTACAGAATGGTGTCGGTGATATTCGCGATAGTCTGAACATGTATGAAAGGGATCAGACACGTGCTGCGCGCGCAGACCATAATACCCAGAAGTACAGTGATGAACTGGAACGTCTGAATACAATTATCGATCAGCATCAGGCTGTGATTGATGATAAAGAAGATCAACTTGCTGAGTTAAATAAGCAGAAGGCTTCTCTGGAAACTCAGATGAAGGAAACCGTTCTGCTTCGTAAATGGCTTGAAGAGAAAAAGAGTGCCGAGAAAGATCTGAAGGATGTAACAGAAGAGCTGGAATCCGTCAATGTCGATATTCGTACTGCTTTGAGCACAGCTTGGAAAGGTATGCTGCTGACTACTATCCGAGATGTTCGTGAAAATCTGGAAACTGAGCAGAAATCACTGGAAGACAAGAAACAGAAACGCCAGGTTGCAAATCAGTTCATTGATGCCATGCGCAGAGCTGTAGCCGAAAGGGAATGCCCTGTATGCGGCCAGTCTATTGGTCCGGATATTATTCAGCATTTGCAGGATGAGATTGATGAATCTTCTTCTGATTATAAAGGTCTGAGTGAAACTGAGCGGGATCGTCTTGATGAATTGAATGATGCTCTGAAAGACGCAAGGAGTCTTTCGATGAATGTCACTGACCAGCGGCAGGAAGTTAAGATTCTGGAAGAACGTAAAGCAAAACTTGAGATCAAGGTTACTGAATGCCATAATCGTATTGATGAACTGCAGGGCGATATCAAACGTCATGGAATGCAGGATGATGAGGAAGCCGTTTTAGGACTTTCCAGAAAATATAATCTGGTTGATGCTGATGTAAGGGACGTTCGTGATGCCATTCGCGCTGAGAAGCAGAGAATGGAAGAAGATTCAAACAAGAAGCAGAGCATCATGAAGATGATTGAAAAGAGTTCTGGTGGTGCGGATCTGAACAGAGCTAAGGAAAATTATCATCTTTGCGAAGGTCTGTATATGGTTTTTTCAGAAAGCATGGATCTTTATCGGGATCAGTTGAAGAAGAATGTTGAAAGAGATGCATCTGATCTGTTTGTAAGACTGACAGGCGATCCTGATTATGTGGCACTCAGAATCAATGATAACTATGGTTTACAGATCATTAACAGTAATGGTGATGTCGTACCTGGAAGATCTTCCGGTTACGAGCATCTTGTTGCACTCTCTTTGATCGGCGCACTTCATAAGAATGCTCCTTTGAGAGGACCTATCATTATTGACTCTCCATTTGGTCGTCTGGATCCGACAAACAAAGCCAATATTATACGGGCTCTTCCTACTATGGCAGAACAGTCAATGCTTCTTGCATATAACGGTGAAATTGATCCTCAGGTTGCAAGAAAAGAGCTCGGTTCACATCTGATTAATGAATTTAATCTGGAGCGTGTTACATCGCTTCATACGGAAATTAAGTGA
- a CDS encoding radical SAM protein, producing MKVAGYIERKSMLYQTGVEYGDYTMNHVLGCSHGCKYPCYAFLQKKRFGQIKDYDEWRRPFLVSNTIELLDKEIPKLKDKIQSVQLCFTTDPFMVDYPEIQEMSLAAIRRLNRDSIKCCVLTKGILPIELKDLYSENEYGITLISLDEKYREKVEPGSAPYADRLAALKALHDASSKTWVSIEPYPTPNLIEQNLEKILEAVSFTDRIIFGRTNYNKTVTAYAEHMHFYNECAKTVIDFCESRGIAYHIKNKTITEE from the coding sequence ATGAAGGTAGCTGGATACATAGAAAGAAAGAGTATGCTCTACCAGACGGGCGTCGAGTACGGTGATTATACAATGAATCACGTGCTCGGCTGTTCGCATGGCTGTAAGTACCCTTGCTACGCCTTCCTGCAGAAAAAGCGTTTCGGCCAGATTAAGGATTACGATGAATGGCGCAGGCCCTTCCTTGTATCGAATACAATCGAACTCCTTGATAAGGAAATACCGAAACTAAAGGACAAGATACAGTCTGTGCAGCTCTGCTTCACAACAGATCCGTTCATGGTAGATTATCCTGAAATACAGGAAATGAGCCTCGCAGCTATCAGAAGGCTCAATAGAGACAGCATCAAATGCTGTGTTTTGACAAAGGGGATCCTCCCTATTGAGCTTAAAGATCTTTACAGCGAGAACGAATACGGCATTACGCTAATCTCGCTTGACGAGAAATACCGAGAGAAAGTGGAGCCGGGGTCAGCGCCTTATGCAGATCGACTTGCTGCTTTGAAGGCACTTCATGATGCTAGCTCTAAAACATGGGTAAGCATTGAGCCCTACCCAACACCGAATCTGATCGAACAAAACTTGGAGAAAATCCTTGAGGCAGTGAGCTTCACAGATAGGATTATCTTCGGGCGTACAAACTATAACAAGACAGTCACGGCTTACGCCGAACATATGCATTTCTATAATGAATGCGCGAAAACTGTGATTGACTTTTGTGAGAGCAGAGGAATTGCGTATCACATAAAGAATAAGACGATAACGGAGGAATGA